Proteins from one Esox lucius isolate fEsoLuc1 chromosome 19, fEsoLuc1.pri, whole genome shotgun sequence genomic window:
- the LOC105018282 gene encoding SH3 domain-containing protein C23A1.17 isoform X3, translating into MPGRKKSLIREAYDKHISERAVSYQRVVNVVERRTAVTTPEHEYDREFEYETSRYSRIQSYHDNDQRGYHSDSIHLGNDRGYHGHSTAIGSIRGRNSPNPRQEDYRDSYYRAFRDDVPVGLQGERRKDSEDFLRRDLGSYPTGTARDPYATVRDRSPVRRDNPPGPLPRRGTPPAPISRRGTLPAPIPRRGTPPAPIPRRDGPPGPVLWRDTPPGPVPRRDTPPGPALRRDTPPGPAPRRDTPPGPAPRRDTPPGPAPRRDTPPGPAPRRDTPPGPAPRRDTPPGPAPRRDTPPGPAPRRDTPPGPAPRRDTPPGPAPRRDTPPGPAPRRDTPPGPAPRRDTPPGPAPRRDTPPGPAPRRDTPPGPAPRRDTPPGPVPRRDTPPGPVPRRDTPPGPVPRRDTPPGPVPRRDTPPGPVPRRDTPPGPVLMHSGLNTSRRSYSSDRDQNSFSYQQSQQRKYNEELVTLSREPDASLLLGHGVSLDGSPHSCTATKEECTPAPSLSTGPDEMVTVKEPEQAEDSNFKTRRSQAIAAKALEIEKLYKQDCETFGTVVKMLVVKEPSLEKLLQNPLKDNLIEIRERCLNDLRHFIIELDQVTNKA; encoded by the exons A TGCCCGGTCGAAAGAAAAGTTTAATTAGGGAGGCCTACGACAAGCACATATCAGAGAGAGCG GTCTCGTACCAGAGAGTGGTCAACGTTGTGGAGAGGAGGACTGCAGTAACAACACCTGAGCATGAATATGACAGAGAATTTGAATACGAAACCAGTCGCTATAGCAGGATTCAAAGTTACCATGACAATGACCAGAGAGGATACCATAGCGACAGCATTCACCTGGGAAACGATCGTGGATACCATGGCCACAGTACTGCCATAGGTAGCATCAGAGGGCGGAACTCCCCAAACCCCCGACAG GAGGATTACAGAGATTCATACTACAGGGCATTCCGAGATGACGTTCCGGTTGGACTtcaaggagagaggag GAAGGACTCTGAGGATTTTTTAAGAAGGGACCTGGGCTCCTACCCAACTGGCACTGCCAGGGACCCCTATGCTACAGTACGAGACCGCTCTCCCGTTAGAAGGGATAACCCGCCAGGCCCTCTTCCCAGGAGGGGAACTCCACCTGCTCCTATTTCCCGGAGGGGAACTTTACCTGCTCCTATTCCCAGGAGGGGTACCCCACCTGCTCCTATTCCCAGGAGGGATGGCCCGCCAGGCCCTGTTCTATGGAGGGATACCCCGCCAGGCCCTGTTCCCAGGAGGGATACCCCGCCAGGCCCTGCTCTCAGGAGGGATACCCCGCCCGGCCCTGCTCCCAGGAGGGATACCCCGCCCGGCCCTGCTCCCAGGAGGGATACCCCGCCCGGCCCTGCTCCCAGGAGGGATACCCCGCCCGGCCCTGCTCCCAGGAGGGATACCCCGCCCGGCCCTGCTCCCAGGAGGGATACCCCGCCCGGCCCTGCTCCCAGGAGGGATACCCCGCCCGGCCCTGCTCCCAGGAGGGATACCCCGCCCGGCCCTGCTCCCAGGAGGGATACCCCGCCCGGCCCTGCTCCCAGGAGGGATACCCCGCCCGGCCCTGCTCCCAGGAGGGATACCCCGCCAGGCCCTGCTCCCAGGAGGGATACCCCGCCAGGCCCTGCTCCCAGGAGGGATACCCCGCCAGGCCCTGCTCCCAGGAGGGATACCCCGCCAGGCCCTGCTCCCAGGAGGGATACCCCGCCAGGCCCTGTTCCCAGGAGGGATACCCCGCCAGGCCCTGTTCCCAGGAGGGATACCCCGCCAGGCCCTGTTCCCAGGAGGGATACCCCGCCAGGCCCTGTTCCCAGGAGGGATACCCCGCCAGGCCCTGTTCCCAGGAGGGATACCCCGCCAGGCCCTGTTCTCATGCACTCTGGGCTTAACACCAGCAGAAGGAGCTACTCCTCAGACCGGGACCAAAATAGCTTTTCCTACCAGCAAAGCCAACAGAGAA AGTATAATGAAGAGCTTGTCACCCTGAGCAGAGAACCAG atgcATCCCTGTTACTTGGCCATGGTGTTTCTCTGGATGGGTCGCCTCATAGCTGTACGGCAACCAAG GAGGAGTGCACACCCGCCCCCTCCCTGTCCACAGGGCCGGATGAAATGGTGACCGTTAAGGAGCCGGAACAGGCGGAAGACAGCAACTTTAAGACACGCCGCTCTCAAGCCATTGCTGCTAAAGCCCTCGAAATCGAGAAG
- the LOC105018282 gene encoding serine/arginine repetitive matrix protein 1 isoform X2, which produces MPGRKKSLIREAYDKHISERAVSYQRVVNVVERRTAVTTPEHEYDREFEYETSRYSRIQSYHDNDQRGYHSDSIHLGNDRGYHGHSTAIGSIRGRNSPNPRQEDYRDSYYRAFRDDVPVGLQGERRDSSGTGLPPTHRGQDLAPLMRTLSSAHLDRIDPKLIQALILLGRGKDSEDFLRRDLGSYPTGTARDPYATVRDRSPVRRDNPPGPLPRRGTPPAPISRRGTLPAPIPRRGTPPAPIPRRDGPPGPVLWRDTPPGPVPRRDTPPGPALRRDTPPGPAPRRDTPPGPAPRRDTPPGPAPRRDTPPGPAPRRDTPPGPAPRRDTPPGPAPRRDTPPGPAPRRDTPPGPAPRRDTPPGPAPRRDTPPGPAPRRDTPPGPAPRRDTPPGPAPRRDTPPGPAPRRDTPPGPAPRRDTPPGPVPRRDTPPGPVPRRDTPPGPVPRRDTPPGPVPRRDTPPGPVLMHSGLNTSRRSYSSDRDQNSFSYQQSQQRKYNEELVTLSREPDASLLLGHGVSLDGSPHSCTATKEECTPAPSLSTGPDEMVTVKEPEQAEDSNFKTRRSQAIAAKALEIEKLYKQDCETFGTVVKMLVVKEPSLEKLLQNPLKDNLIEIRERCLNDLRHFIIELDQVTNKA; this is translated from the exons A TGCCCGGTCGAAAGAAAAGTTTAATTAGGGAGGCCTACGACAAGCACATATCAGAGAGAGCG GTCTCGTACCAGAGAGTGGTCAACGTTGTGGAGAGGAGGACTGCAGTAACAACACCTGAGCATGAATATGACAGAGAATTTGAATACGAAACCAGTCGCTATAGCAGGATTCAAAGTTACCATGACAATGACCAGAGAGGATACCATAGCGACAGCATTCACCTGGGAAACGATCGTGGATACCATGGCCACAGTACTGCCATAGGTAGCATCAGAGGGCGGAACTCCCCAAACCCCCGACAG GAGGATTACAGAGATTCATACTACAGGGCATTCCGAGATGACGTTCCGGTTGGACTtcaaggagagaggag gGACAGCAGTGGAACAGGTCTCCCCCCCACCCACAGAGGTCAAGACTTAGCTCCTCTCATGAGGACTCTGTCTTCGGCCCACCTGGACAGAATAGACCCTAAGCTCATTCAGGCCCTGATTCTCTTGGGCCGAGG GAAGGACTCTGAGGATTTTTTAAGAAGGGACCTGGGCTCCTACCCAACTGGCACTGCCAGGGACCCCTATGCTACAGTACGAGACCGCTCTCCCGTTAGAAGGGATAACCCGCCAGGCCCTCTTCCCAGGAGGGGAACTCCACCTGCTCCTATTTCCCGGAGGGGAACTTTACCTGCTCCTATTCCCAGGAGGGGTACCCCACCTGCTCCTATTCCCAGGAGGGATGGCCCGCCAGGCCCTGTTCTATGGAGGGATACCCCGCCAGGCCCTGTTCCCAGGAGGGATACCCCGCCAGGCCCTGCTCTCAGGAGGGATACCCCGCCCGGCCCTGCTCCCAGGAGGGATACCCCGCCCGGCCCTGCTCCCAGGAGGGATACCCCGCCCGGCCCTGCTCCCAGGAGGGATACCCCGCCCGGCCCTGCTCCCAGGAGGGATACCCCGCCCGGCCCTGCTCCCAGGAGGGATACCCCGCCCGGCCCTGCTCCCAGGAGGGATACCCCGCCCGGCCCTGCTCCCAGGAGGGATACCCCGCCCGGCCCTGCTCCCAGGAGGGATACCCCGCCCGGCCCTGCTCCCAGGAGGGATACCCCGCCCGGCCCTGCTCCCAGGAGGGATACCCCGCCAGGCCCTGCTCCCAGGAGGGATACCCCGCCAGGCCCTGCTCCCAGGAGGGATACCCCGCCAGGCCCTGCTCCCAGGAGGGATACCCCGCCAGGCCCTGCTCCCAGGAGGGATACCCCGCCAGGCCCTGTTCCCAGGAGGGATACCCCGCCAGGCCCTGTTCCCAGGAGGGATACCCCGCCAGGCCCTGTTCCCAGGAGGGATACCCCGCCAGGCCCTGTTCCCAGGAGGGATACCCCGCCAG GCCCTGTTCTCATGCACTCTGGGCTTAACACCAGCAGAAGGAGCTACTCCTCAGACCGGGACCAAAATAGCTTTTCCTACCAGCAAAGCCAACAGAGAA AGTATAATGAAGAGCTTGTCACCCTGAGCAGAGAACCAG atgcATCCCTGTTACTTGGCCATGGTGTTTCTCTGGATGGGTCGCCTCATAGCTGTACGGCAACCAAG GAGGAGTGCACACCCGCCCCCTCCCTGTCCACAGGGCCGGATGAAATGGTGACCGTTAAGGAGCCGGAACAGGCGGAAGACAGCAACTTTAAGACACGCCGCTCTCAAGCCATTGCTGCTAAAGCCCTCGAAATCGAGAAG
- the LOC105018282 gene encoding serine/arginine repetitive matrix protein 1 isoform X1, with the protein MPGRKKSLIREAYDKHISERAVSYQRVVNVVERRTAVTTPEHEYDREFEYETSRYSRIQSYHDNDQRGYHSDSIHLGNDRGYHGHSTAIGSIRGRNSPNPRQEDYRDSYYRAFRDDVPVGLQGERRDSSGTGLPPTHRGQDLAPLMRTLSSAHLDRIDPKLIQALILLGRGKDSEDFLRRDLGSYPTGTARDPYATVRDRSPVRRDNPPGPLPRRGTPPAPISRRGTLPAPIPRRGTPPAPIPRRDGPPGPVLWRDTPPGPVPRRDTPPGPALRRDTPPGPAPRRDTPPGPAPRRDTPPGPAPRRDTPPGPAPRRDTPPGPAPRRDTPPGPAPRRDTPPGPAPRRDTPPGPAPRRDTPPGPAPRRDTPPGPAPRRDTPPGPAPRRDTPPGPAPRRDTPPGPAPRRDTPPGPAPRRDTPPGPVPRRDTPPGPVPRRDTPPGPVPRRDTPPGPVPRRDTPPGPVPRRDTPPGPVLMHSGLNTSRRSYSSDRDQNSFSYQQSQQRKYNEELVTLSREPDASLLLGHGVSLDGSPHSCTATKEECTPAPSLSTGPDEMVTVKEPEQAEDSNFKTRRSQAIAAKALEIEKLYKQDCETFGTVVKMLVVKEPSLEKLLQNPLKDNLIEIRERCLNDLRHFIIELDQVTNKA; encoded by the exons A TGCCCGGTCGAAAGAAAAGTTTAATTAGGGAGGCCTACGACAAGCACATATCAGAGAGAGCG GTCTCGTACCAGAGAGTGGTCAACGTTGTGGAGAGGAGGACTGCAGTAACAACACCTGAGCATGAATATGACAGAGAATTTGAATACGAAACCAGTCGCTATAGCAGGATTCAAAGTTACCATGACAATGACCAGAGAGGATACCATAGCGACAGCATTCACCTGGGAAACGATCGTGGATACCATGGCCACAGTACTGCCATAGGTAGCATCAGAGGGCGGAACTCCCCAAACCCCCGACAG GAGGATTACAGAGATTCATACTACAGGGCATTCCGAGATGACGTTCCGGTTGGACTtcaaggagagaggag gGACAGCAGTGGAACAGGTCTCCCCCCCACCCACAGAGGTCAAGACTTAGCTCCTCTCATGAGGACTCTGTCTTCGGCCCACCTGGACAGAATAGACCCTAAGCTCATTCAGGCCCTGATTCTCTTGGGCCGAGG GAAGGACTCTGAGGATTTTTTAAGAAGGGACCTGGGCTCCTACCCAACTGGCACTGCCAGGGACCCCTATGCTACAGTACGAGACCGCTCTCCCGTTAGAAGGGATAACCCGCCAGGCCCTCTTCCCAGGAGGGGAACTCCACCTGCTCCTATTTCCCGGAGGGGAACTTTACCTGCTCCTATTCCCAGGAGGGGTACCCCACCTGCTCCTATTCCCAGGAGGGATGGCCCGCCAGGCCCTGTTCTATGGAGGGATACCCCGCCAGGCCCTGTTCCCAGGAGGGATACCCCGCCAGGCCCTGCTCTCAGGAGGGATACCCCGCCCGGCCCTGCTCCCAGGAGGGATACCCCGCCCGGCCCTGCTCCCAGGAGGGATACCCCGCCCGGCCCTGCTCCCAGGAGGGATACCCCGCCCGGCCCTGCTCCCAGGAGGGATACCCCGCCCGGCCCTGCTCCCAGGAGGGATACCCCGCCCGGCCCTGCTCCCAGGAGGGATACCCCGCCCGGCCCTGCTCCCAGGAGGGATACCCCGCCCGGCCCTGCTCCCAGGAGGGATACCCCGCCCGGCCCTGCTCCCAGGAGGGATACCCCGCCCGGCCCTGCTCCCAGGAGGGATACCCCGCCAGGCCCTGCTCCCAGGAGGGATACCCCGCCAGGCCCTGCTCCCAGGAGGGATACCCCGCCAGGCCCTGCTCCCAGGAGGGATACCCCGCCAGGCCCTGCTCCCAGGAGGGATACCCCGCCAGGCCCTGTTCCCAGGAGGGATACCCCGCCAGGCCCTGTTCCCAGGAGGGATACCCCGCCAGGCCCTGTTCCCAGGAGGGATACCCCGCCAGGCCCTGTTCCCAGGAGGGATACCCCGCCAGGCCCTGTTCCCAGGAGGGATACCCCGCCAGGCCCTGTTCTCATGCACTCTGGGCTTAACACCAGCAGAAGGAGCTACTCCTCAGACCGGGACCAAAATAGCTTTTCCTACCAGCAAAGCCAACAGAGAA AGTATAATGAAGAGCTTGTCACCCTGAGCAGAGAACCAG atgcATCCCTGTTACTTGGCCATGGTGTTTCTCTGGATGGGTCGCCTCATAGCTGTACGGCAACCAAG GAGGAGTGCACACCCGCCCCCTCCCTGTCCACAGGGCCGGATGAAATGGTGACCGTTAAGGAGCCGGAACAGGCGGAAGACAGCAACTTTAAGACACGCCGCTCTCAAGCCATTGCTGCTAAAGCCCTCGAAATCGAGAAG
- the LOC105018284 gene encoding YY1-associated factor 2, whose amino-acid sequence MGDKKSPTRPKRQPKPSSDDGYWDCSVCTFRNTAEAFKCMMCDVRKGTSTRKPRPVSQLVAQQVTPQFASPTQPKKEKKERSDKEKSEKEPTLKKNSHKKLRPRLKNVDRSSAQHLEVTVGDLTVIITDFKEKTKPSSTPSSTASADQHSQSGNTSSDNTERGVSRSSSPRGEGSSLNGETH is encoded by the exons ATGGGCGACAAGAAGAGCCCCACAAG GCCGAAGCGGCAACCCAAGCCCTCTTCCGACGATGGATACTGGGATTGTAGTGTATGTACTTTCAGGAACACCGCGGAAGCATTCAAGTGCATGATGTGTGATGTCAGAAAGGGAACGTCAACAAG GAAGCCTCGCCCTGTCTCCCAGCTGGTGGCCCAGCAAGTAACTCCGCAGTTTGCTTCACCCACACAACCTaaaaaggagaagaaggagagatCTGATAAAGAAAAGAGCGAAAAAGAACCAACCTTGAAAAAGAACAGCCACAAAAAGCTGAG GCCAAGGTTAAAAAACGTGGACAGAAGCAGCGCCCAGCACCTGGAGGTTACGGTGGGTGACTTGACCGTGATAATCACAGACTTTAAGGAGAAAACAAAGccctcctccactccctccaGCACCGCCTCTGCGGACCAGCACAGCCAGAGCGGTAACACCAGTTCTGACAACACTGAAAGGGGAGTGTCCAGGTCGTCTTCGCCTCGCGGGGAGGGCTCCTCGTTAAACGGAGAGACTCACTAA